In the Alistipes provencensis genome, GACGTTCGCGGAAACGGTGGTAGACGGGCCCCAGCGTCTTCCAGATAGCCAGAAACTTGCGCTTCTCGGCCGAGAGGTCGGCCTCGTCGCCCAGCGACGACCAGAAGCGCAGGATTTGCAACTGCGCGGGGGTGAGGTACGAAATGTCGGCTTCGATCTCCTTGATCTCCGAGATGTTGCGGAACAGCATCGCGGCGTCGATGCGGTATTTGTCCACCGTGTCGAAATCCGTCAGGAGCATATCGCCCCAGAAATAGAACTTGTCGAAAGGCTCGGTGTGGTATTCCGAATAGATTTTGTAGAGCTCGGTGATGAGCCGGATGCGGTCGCCCGCCACGAGGCCCGAGATTTCGGACATCAGGTCGTCGATCGTCACCCACTCGGGCTGCCACATGGGCCGCCCGGCGATGCCCGTCAGGGCGTCGACGAAGAACAGCCGCGCGCGCCGCGACGGAAAGAGCATCGCCCGCTCGGACAGCCCTTCGCCATAGCGGGCATAGAGATCCTCGGCGACTTCGTAAAGAAAGGTTTTCACTCCACCCGCGTGATGTCGCCGCCCATGAATTTCGAACCGCCGCGGACGATGGGCGGAACTCCCTTGTAGGTGATCTTGCCCCCGGTCGAGGTCTTGCCCTGAAAACGGTCGGTCACCCACAGCGAAGCGGTTCCCGAACTGGTGACGTTGACTTCGGCGGCCATCGTCTCCAGCCCCGCGGCTTCGACCTTTCCGGTCGAGACGAACAGCGAGAGGTAGCGCACGGCACCCGTCAGCGTGGCCGAGCTCTTGCCCGAAAGCTCCATCTTGAGGTCCTTGACATCCATCCGGGCCGTCACCTGCGCCATGCCGCCCACCGTCAGATCGAGCACCGTGGCCACCAGCGTGCTGTCGAACGTCGCCACGGCGTCGGCGATGGCGATGCGCTCCAGCGAGTTGTAATAGACCGTCACGGAGGTGCGGTCGGGACGGCGCGCGTCGGCGCGCTCCGAGATGCGCAGCACCTTATCCTTCACTTCGGCGCGGAACTTGGTCGTATAGGAGCCCTTGGTGTCGTAGACGATTTTGGGGGCTTCGGTGTCGGGCACCGAAACAAATTTGATGTCGAGCGGAGCCGTCACTTCAACGGCAGTGAACGAAGTGAGCCATTCGCGGCGTTCCCCGGCTTCGGCGGGCTGCTGTGCGCGGCAGAGCACGGCGGCGGCCAGCATCACGGCCGTCAGAATCATTTTCTTCATAACAAAGGTCTTGTTTTACCTCCGCTAAATTACAAAATTATTGCGAAGTTCGGGATTTGTTTTGTATTTTTACCCTTTAAAACGAAATTTCGGACAGTGAGAGCGAAGATTCTGAATGCAAGCGCCGGATCGGGAAAGACCTACCAACTGGCCTACAAATACGTCTGCGACGTGATCGGCCAACCCGGTCTCTACCGGCACATCCTCGCGGTGACCTTTACCAACAAGGCCACCGAGGAGATGAAATCGCGCATCCTGAAAGAGATTCACGCCTTGGCGTCCGGTGCCGAAAGCCCCTACCTGAAAGACCTGTGCCGCGAGCTGTCGCTCGACGAGCAGTCGGTGCGCAAACGCGCCGCCGAGGTGCGCTCGAAAATCCTGCACGACTATTCGCGCTTCACGGTGCTCACGATCGACACCTTTTTCCAGCGCATCCTACGGGCCTTCATCAAGGAGCTGGGCATCGACCTCAATTACAACGTCGAAATCGAAACGGCATCGGTGCTCTCCAAAAGCGCCGACACGCTGATCGAGCAGATCACCGTCGACCGCGACCTCCAGCGGTGGCTCACGGAGTTCGTGCAGGAGCGCATCGACGAGGGCCGCAAGTGGGACATCCGCGACGGCATTCTTTCGTTGGGCGGCGAACTGTTCAAGGAGAAGAACAAGGCCGCGCTGGGCCGGGCCCGTTCGCGCGAGGAGCTGCACGAGATCGTCTCGCGCGCCACGGCGCACGCCGAGGCGACCAAAAAACGGATGCAGGAAGCGGCCGCGCAGGCCGTTGCCCTCATCTCCGGAGCAGGGCTCACGGCGGCCGATTTCTCGGGCAAGAGCCGCAGTTTCGCCAACTGGTTCTACACCGTCGCCGCGGGCGAACTGAAACCCTACGGCGCCACGGCGGCCAAGATGGCCGCCGCGACCGACGGCTGGGCCGCCAAAGGATCGCCCGCACAGGCACTCGCCACGGAGTTGCACCCCCTGCTGCGCGAAATGTGCGACCTGTACGATACGAACGTGCGGAGCTGGAACACCTGCGACCTGCTGCGCGAGAACTACCGCAGTTTCGCCCTGCTGTCGGACCTCTACGAACGGGTGCAACAGTTGTGCGACGAACAGAATACGATGCTCCTCTCGGAGACCAAATACGTCCTTTCGGAGTTCATCGGCCACAACGACGCGCCGTTCATCTACGAGAAGGTCGGCAACCGTTTCGACCGTTTCATGATCGACGAGTTCCAGGACACGTCGGTCAAGGAATGGGAAAATTTCCTGCCCTTGTTGCAAAACGCCATGGCGCAGTCCGAGGAAACCTCAGTGCTGATTGTGGGCGATATCAAGCAGTCGATCTACCGCTGGCGCGGCGGCGATTGGCGCATCCTCCACGAGAACGCCCAAAAGGCGTTGGGGCACGACAACACGGTCGTGAAAAACCTCAAGGAGAACTGGCGGAGCCTGCCCGCGGTGGTCGATTTCAACAACCGCATCATCCGGCAAATTGTCGCCGCGGACAACCTCGCGCTCAACGAGACCCTCTCGAAAGCCGCCGACGAGGGGGCCATCGACCCCGCGGAGGCCGCCTCGCTGCGCGACACGCTGGCCGACGCCTACCGCGAACACGCCCAGACGCCGCGCCGCAAAGCCGAACATCCGGGTTATGTCTCGGTCGAGACCTTCGCCGAACAGCCACCCGTCGTCGAGCGCATCTGCGCGCTGATCGACAAGGGATTCCGGCCGTGCGACATCATGATCCTCGTGCGCGGGGCCACCGACGGCGCGAAGGTCGCCGCCGAACTGCTCGACTTCAAGCGCCGCAACGAGAATCCGCGCTACCGCTTCGACGTGATGACGCAGGAGGCCCTGATCGTCGGCAACGCCCCCGTCAGTTCGTTCATCGCCGCCGCCCTGCGGCTGGCGCTCAACCCCGACGACTCGCTTTCGCGGGCCGTCTACAATCACTACCTCGGCCACGCTTTCGACCGCGTGCTGACCGACGGCGAACGCGATTTCTTCCGGTCGATCCGCCTGCTGTCGCCCGAGGAGGCGTTCGAGCGCATCGTCATGGAGCACGCCCTCGAGGTCGACCGCCGCCAGACGGCCTACCTGCAAGCCATCCACGAGCAGATCATCGCCTTCTGCGCCACAAAAATCGCCGATATCGCGCTGTTCCTGCGCTGGTGGGAGGAGACGGGCAAAAACCGCTCGCTGTCGGTCGACGAGAGTGCCACGACGGTCGAGATCACCACCATCCACAAGGCCAAAGGACTCGAAAAACGCGCCGTGCTGATCCCCTACTGCTCGTGGGCACTCGACCCCAAGTCGAGCGGCATGGTGCAGAACATCGTCTGGGCCGAGGCCCGCGGCGAGGCGGCCGGCGGGATCGGCCGCTTCCCGGTGAGGTACAAACGGGCGATGGCCGAGTCGGATTTCTCGGCCGAGTACTACCGCGAACTGGTCTACGCCCACGTCGACAACGTCAATCTTTTATATGTGGCCCTCACACGCGCCGCCGAGTCGCTGCACGTCTTCATCCCGCAGAAGGGCGGCCGCACGGTCGGAGGACTGCTGCTGCAAAGCATCCGCATCGACGGCGACAAAGCCCTGCTGGGCGACACCGAGGGACGCTATACGACCGACGAGACGGGCGAACACTTCGCTTTCGGGGAGTTCGCAGGACCCGTCGCCGGCGGTTCGAAACGCTCCGAGGCCGAACACGTCATCCTCGAGGACTACCCCACGGCGCGCGCCGACCTGCGGCTGCGGCTCCCCTCGCAGCGCTATTTCGAGGACGGGGCCGACGTCGAGCTTTCGCCCCGCAACTTCGGCATCCTGATGCACCGGGCCTTCGAACAGGCCGGCGACGAGGCGCAGATCCACGATGCCGTGCGGCGCATGGAGGCCGACGGCACGCTCTCCCCCGACGATGCCGCGACCCTGCGGCAGATGATCGCCCGGGCGTTGGAGCACCCCGAGGTGCGCGAATGGTTCGGGGGCGGCTGGCGGCAGGTCCGCAACGAGAGCGAGATCATCCTCCCCGGAAGCTCGTCGACGCGGCGTCCCGACCGCGTGATGATCGGCGAGGGACGGGTCGTGGCCGTCGACTACAAGTTCGGCGAACGCGACGCCGAACGCTACCGCCGCCAGATGCGCGAATACCTCCGTCTGCTGCTCGAAATGGGTTACGAGGGGGTCGAGGGATACCTCTGGTATGTAAAACTGGGGACGATCGAAAAAGTGGAACCATGAGAAGCATCTTCCAAATACTTCCCGCGGCATTCCGCCGCCGGGGCATCCGGATTGCCGCGACACTGCTGCTGCGCGCCGTGCTGAACCTCGCGGGGCTGGCGGCCCTGCTGCCCGCGCTGACGCTGGTCCTCGATCCCGCGGGATTCGAGGGCGACGGCCCGCTGGCGCACATCTACGCCGCCTCGGGCCTCGGCTCGCCGCACACCTTCGCGCTGGTCCTCTGCGCGGGCGTCGTGGCGTTCATGGTCGTCAAATGCGGCATCAATTTCCTGCTCGCACGCGCCGAACGCCGCTATATCTACGACCTCTACCGCACCCTCTCGCGGCGCCTTTACGTCGCCTACCACGACCGGGGGCTCGCCTTCATCAACAGCTCCAACTCCTCGGTGCTGGCCCGCAACGTCAACGTCGTCTGTCTGGCCTTCGCCGCCGGGGTCCTGCGCCCCGCCGCCGGGGTCATCGCCGAAGCCATGCTCCTCGTACTGCTGTTCGTCGCGCTGGCCCTCTACACGCCTTTGGCGGCCCTGCTCGCCGCCCTGATCTTCCTCCCCTCGGTGTGGCTCTACTACGCGCTGGTCCGCAACCGCATCAACCGCTACGGCGAGCTGGAGAACCGCGCCCAGCGCGAAAAGGCGCGGCTCGTGGCCGAGACCTTCCGCGGCTATGCCGACATCGAACTCAGCAACGCCTTCCCGGGGATGCTCCG is a window encoding:
- a CDS encoding GIN domain-containing protein, translating into MKKMILTAVMLAAAVLCRAQQPAEAGERREWLTSFTAVEVTAPLDIKFVSVPDTEAPKIVYDTKGSYTTKFRAEVKDKVLRISERADARRPDRTSVTVYYNSLERIAIADAVATFDSTLVATVLDLTVGGMAQVTARMDVKDLKMELSGKSSATLTGAVRYLSLFVSTGKVEAAGLETMAAEVNVTSSGTASLWVTDRFQGKTSTGGKITYKGVPPIVRGGSKFMGGDITRVE
- a CDS encoding UvrD-helicase domain-containing protein: MRAKILNASAGSGKTYQLAYKYVCDVIGQPGLYRHILAVTFTNKATEEMKSRILKEIHALASGAESPYLKDLCRELSLDEQSVRKRAAEVRSKILHDYSRFTVLTIDTFFQRILRAFIKELGIDLNYNVEIETASVLSKSADTLIEQITVDRDLQRWLTEFVQERIDEGRKWDIRDGILSLGGELFKEKNKAALGRARSREELHEIVSRATAHAEATKKRMQEAAAQAVALISGAGLTAADFSGKSRSFANWFYTVAAGELKPYGATAAKMAAATDGWAAKGSPAQALATELHPLLREMCDLYDTNVRSWNTCDLLRENYRSFALLSDLYERVQQLCDEQNTMLLSETKYVLSEFIGHNDAPFIYEKVGNRFDRFMIDEFQDTSVKEWENFLPLLQNAMAQSEETSVLIVGDIKQSIYRWRGGDWRILHENAQKALGHDNTVVKNLKENWRSLPAVVDFNNRIIRQIVAADNLALNETLSKAADEGAIDPAEAASLRDTLADAYREHAQTPRRKAEHPGYVSVETFAEQPPVVERICALIDKGFRPCDIMILVRGATDGAKVAAELLDFKRRNENPRYRFDVMTQEALIVGNAPVSSFIAAALRLALNPDDSLSRAVYNHYLGHAFDRVLTDGERDFFRSIRLLSPEEAFERIVMEHALEVDRRQTAYLQAIHEQIIAFCATKIADIALFLRWWEETGKNRSLSVDESATTVEITTIHKAKGLEKRAVLIPYCSWALDPKSSGMVQNIVWAEARGEAAGGIGRFPVRYKRAMAESDFSAEYYRELVYAHVDNVNLLYVALTRAAESLHVFIPQKGGRTVGGLLLQSIRIDGDKALLGDTEGRYTTDETGEHFAFGEFAGPVAGGSKRSEAEHVILEDYPTARADLRLRLPSQRYFEDGADVELSPRNFGILMHRAFEQAGDEAQIHDAVRRMEADGTLSPDDAATLRQMIARALEHPEVREWFGGGWRQVRNESEIILPGSSSTRRPDRVMIGEGRVVAVDYKFGERDAERYRRQMREYLRLLLEMGYEGVEGYLWYVKLGTIEKVEP